A DNA window from Cutaneotrichosporon cavernicola HIS019 DNA, chromosome: 2 contains the following coding sequences:
- the RPB10 gene encoding uncharacterized protein (RNA polymerases N / 8 kDa subunit) — MIIPVRCFSCGKVVGNLWEAYLELLAAGVDEGDALDKLQLKRYCCRRMVLTHVDLIEKLLLYNPLDRETARN; from the exons ATG atcATCCCAGTCCGCTGCTTCTCGTGCGGCAAAGTCGTCGGAAACCTGTGGGAGGCGTATCTCGAGCTACTCGCGGCGGGTGTTGATGAGGG tgacgcgctcgacaagctccaGCTCAAGCGCTACTGTTGTCGCCGTATGGTGCTCACGCACGTCGACCTGATCGAGAAGCTTCTCCTCTACAACC CCCTGGACCGCGAGACTGCCCGTAACTAG
- a CDS encoding uncharacterized protein (AhpC/TSA antioxidant enzyme) has product MARLSGTTASGWRDSGSTSGTATANVRDSTVTIASSRSLNLRELPEVRMSLVSTETGESVGFFPTSPTNPTSQDMELSTFSDRSPEKRHGKQWLPVLAPVWGSAAQSDKYSYLASTTTLLDDARAVNPEVSRPAGDVIPTHMANSSLDHTRLTARVGGMTGQTRESLAAWDEDMPLPTPPLPSQHRFGDSTDTFEHSSDPHSTSTFPTNRAPSFHHTSKGSPRPGNDRVIDSQFSLASTSSAMADYDSDGSDGSDNGMRGDASPFGRTSFGCDAPDDDATEDRARKLREEFFTNPSAGRSHSSLTSVEDRAKTPTHLRGGSDDSNMGSLVGLRSAVLTQPMARHSVESFHEAAAAGPIKDVPLRKKSLTNLLRKRNEEERKNEAKKLPSLPVPVEADEYYMDPDPQSVYNVCNDKYLRKTLLNPPEPEIDEVFDVWRPPSQRRMWEAGTCTIRNEDGKLIPFSDLFPKWEDTPKSGPPPRVMLLFLRHFWCGPCQDYTLESISTLDTKLLAANNVKVYVIGSGHWKLLKPYRSLFQCPFPFFTDGPRKLFNLLGLIKKASVLPFKYPWKDAERGGYNHRPLMKQAVAGFKNAFLHMPMAYPGHWTQLGGEFILSPGYKCDFAHRMTTMANHMEAYEVLQHIHVSHPPPLKSKAIPSAPTLAQEEAREEIGRLTRELRQWQEDRDIELQRMRNKRSARRGGLLAPTDDKAFRRISATSTWSGYVRTVLRDEAAAELAQMPEIPAAHRKGETVIIDPDIVHIGPESDYVVEETLPSDSPDQSVSLRSSGVPDLVDSQTASSGQDSLCSRTCSLDPEVSATFGGIAGSPVEPDSVDPAEMERRFAAAMAAARGQERIAAATNNRWSMPPQLPRHILPAPATDVGVAY; this is encoded by the exons ATGGCCCGATTGTCTGGCACAACGGCCTCGGGGTGGCGCGACTCTGGTAGCACCTCTGGCACTGCAACTGCAAATGTCCGAGACAGCACAGTCACCATTGCGAGTTCACGGTCCCTCAACCTCCGTGAACTCCCAGAAGT CCGCATGTCGCTGGTATCGACGGAAACTGGCGAGAGTGTTGGGTTCTTCCCAACCTCGCCTACCAACCCAACCTCCCAGGACATGGAACTGTCGACATTCTCAGACAGGTCGCCAGAGAAACGTCACGGCAAGCAGTGGTTGCCCGTCCTCGCACCAGTGTGGGGATCAGCAGCACAGTCGGACAAGTACAGTTACCTCGCGAGTACGACGACTCTCCTTGATGACGCGCGTGCGGTAAACCCAGAGGTATCGCGGCCCGCCGGCGACGTGATCCCGACGCACATGGCCAACTCGAGCTTGGACCACACCAGGTTGACGGCGCGAGTAGGTGGAATGACAGGGCAGACGCGCGAATCGCTCGCAGCTTGGGACGAAGACATGCCGCTTCCGacccctcctctcccgaGCCAACACCGCTTCGGCGATTCGACAGACACATTTGAGCATTCTTCGGATCCCCACTCCACCAGTACCTTCCCCACGAACCGCGCCCCATCTTTCCACCACACGTCAAAGGGATCACCACGACCTGGCAACGACCGGGTCATCGACTCTCAATTCTCGCTTGCTTCGACGTCGTCTGCAATGGCCGACTACGACTCGGACGGCTCGGATGGGTCAGACAACGGGATGCGCGGCGATGCTTCGCCTTTCGGACGTACCTCGTTCGGATGTGATGCGCCAGACGATGACGCGACAGAAGACCGCGCTCgcaagctgcgcgaggagtTTTTCACCAACCCATCGGCGGGACGGTCACACTCGTCTCTCACCAGCGTCGAAGACCGGGCCAAGACTCCAACACACCTGCGCGGCGGGTCCGACGACTCGAACATGGGCAGCCTTGTGGGATTACGTTCGGCTGTCCTCACCCAGCCGATGGCCCGGCATTCAGTCGAATCGTTTCACGAGGCTGCCGCGGCAGGACCGATCAAGGATGTACCGCTTCGTAAAAAGTCACTCACTAATCTCctgcgcaagcgcaacgaggaggagcgcaagaACGAGGCCAAGAAACTGCCTTCGCTCCCCGTGCCTGTCGAAGCTGACGAGTACTATATGGACCCGGACCCGCAGTCCGTGTACAATGTCTGCAACGACAAGTACCTGCGCAAGACGCTTTTGAACCCACCTGAACCGGAGATTGACGAGGTGTTCGACGTGTGGCGTCCACCTTCGCAGCGTCGAATGTGGGAGGCCGGGACATGCACGATCCGcaacgaggacggcaaACTCATCCCATTCTCGGACCTGTTCCCCAAATGGGAGGATACGCCAAAAAGTGGCCCACCGCCTCGCGTCAtgctcctcttccttcgTCACTTCTGGTGTGGGCCGTGTCAGGACTATACTCTCGAGAGCATCAGCACACTCGACACCAAGCTGCTGGCCGCGAACAACGTCAAGGTATACGTCATCGGCTCGGGACATTGGAAGCTCCTCAAACCATACCGCTCGTTATTCCAATGCCCCTTCCCGTTCTTCACCGACGGTCCGCGAAAACTGTTCAATCTCCTCGGGTTGATCAAGAAGGCGAGCGTGCTGCCATTCAAGTACCCCTGGAAGGACGCTGAGCGTGGCGGCTACAACCACCGGCCGCTCATGAAACAGGCGGTCGCCGGGTTCAAGAACGCTTTCCTCCACATGCCAATGGCGTACCCAGGGCACTGGACACAGCTTGGTGGCGAATTCATCTTGAGTCCAGGATACAAGTGCGACTTTGCGCACCGCATGACGACCATGGCCA ATCACATGGAAGCGTACGAAGTACTGCAGCACATCCATGTCAGCCACCCCCCGCCGTTGAAGAGCAAGGCCATTCCATCTGCGCCGACGTTggcgcaggaggaggcgcgggaGGAGATTGGCAGGCTTACACGCGAATTGAGACAGTGGCAAGAAGACCGGGATATCGAGTTACAGCGAATGCGGAACAAGCGTtcggcgcgacgcggcggtcTCCTCGCGCCGACGGATGATAAAGCGTTCCGCCGCatctcggcgacctcgacgtggTCCGGATACGTGCGCACCGTCTTGCgagacgaggcggccgccgAACTGGCCCAAATGCCCGAGAtccccgccgcccaccgCAAAGGCGAAACAGTCATTATCGATCCTGACATTGTCCATATCGGCCCAGAGTCGGACtacgtcgtcgaggaaaCGCTGCCGTCCGACTCCCCAGATCAAAGCGTGAGCTTGCGGTCCTCTGGCGTCCCCGATCTCGTAGACAGCCAAACTGCGAGCTCTGGGCAGGACAGCCTGTGTTCCCGAACATGTTCGCTGGATCCCGAGGTTAGCGCCACGTTCGGGGGTATTGCTGGGTCGCCCGTCGAGCCGGATTCCGTTGATCCCGCTGAGATGGAGCGCCGGTTCGCGGCCGCcatggcggccgcgcgggGACAGGAGCGTATCGCGGCAGCAACGAATAACCGATGGAGCATGCCGCCCCAACTCCCGCGCCACATCCTCCCCGCCCCAGCCACCGATGTTGGCGTGGCGTACTAG
- a CDS encoding uncharacterized protein (Conserved region of unknown function on GLTSCR protein) — translation MDGDASAGISPSPLPPTPLPLPVSAPSTPAPSAPPTPNPLSPFKDANPKPKPNIEPDEPDFDVLDIGPNLRRKRKLHAAGYTAAEVAEVEARAAAIDLAVALDQQDTLFADQTRFTGFEDAVNRLLPWHIWQVPEDELVPSQQRDKEDLASASEQVANLVDIRRRFAKVRRREGTHPSDLPSLIYMLRESTAEVRDELAVVQASLKVAKGKHELQLAEERRVREAAAAKERARMEELERQRRNQFLAQAQAQARQQAAQAAARPPLPATAPVPAVPTVPAHTAVSSTAPSVTPVAVGPTPVAPAATPTPTPTASTTPMAPVRGRPRGRPRGSGRGGTRQPATSHATAAAAAAKKTTSPVQITVAMSLIPAFVAAALLILPNPQNIKAPATIIRTSDDKKNVTLSIDLGSCTQPQLQTLARLLNVQAKLPASAGSSAPSQGATTSAPAATAVSAAAQPSAAAATPAVGTSTTSAPPSAPQ, via the exons ATGGATGGCGATGCTTCGGCAGGCATCTCACCCTCTCCTTTGCCTCCTACACCACTCCCCTTGCCCGTCTCTGCTCCGTCAACACCTGCGCCTTCCGCTCCACCCACGCCCAACCCCCTATCCCCATTCAAAGATGCCAACCCCAAGCCAAAGCCCAACATCGAGCCTGATGAACCCGACTTTGACGTTTTAGACATCGGACCAAACTTGcggcgcaagcgcaagctgcATGCTGCGGGGTAcactgccgccgaggtggccgaggtggaagcgcgcgccgctgc gatcgacctcgccgtcgctctCGACCAACAGGACACACTGTTCGCTGATCAGACGCGCTTCACGGGCTTTGAAGACGCGGTcaaccgcctcctcccatgGCATATCTGGCAGGTAccagaggacgagctcgtcccCTCGCAACAGCGAGATAAGGAAG ATTTGGCATCAGCCAGTGAACAggtcgccaacctcgtcgacattCGGCGTCGCTTCGCAAAGGTCCGCCGGCGGGAAGGCACA CATCCATCGGACCTTCCCTCACTCATCTACATGTTGCGCGAGAGTACtgccgaggtgcgcgacgagctcgcggtcgTCCAGGCGTCCCTCAAGGtcgccaagggcaagcaTGAActgcagctcgccgaggagcgtcGTGTACGTGAagccgcggcggccaaggagcgGGCGCGGATGGAAGAACTAGAGCGCCAACGCCGCAACCAGTTCCTCGCCCAGGCTCAGGCTCAGGCCAGGCAGCAGGCCGCACAGGCggcggctcgtcctcctcttccagcTACTGCGCCCGTTCCTGCTGTGCCTACTGTCCCAGCCCACACCGCAGTATCAAGTACAGCTCCATCCGTCACACCTGTAGCCGTTGGGCCCACCCCTGTGGCGCCGGCCGCGACTCCAACTCCAACTCCAACCGCGAGCACCACACCCATGGCGCCAGTCCGAGGCCGTCCCCGAGGCCGCCCGCGCGGATCTGGACGCGGCGGTACTCGTCAGCCAGCTACAAGTCATGCCActgcggccgccgcggccgcgaagaagacgacgtcCCCCGTGCAGATCACTGTCGCAATGAGCCTCATCCCAGCCTTCGTAGctgccgccctcctcatcctACCCAATCCCCAGAACATCAAGGCGCCCGCGACGATCATCCGTACCTCGGACGACAAGAAGAACGTCACCCTCTCAAT cgacCTCGGCTCGTGCACTCAGCCGCAGCTGCAGACCCTCGCCCGCCTGCTCAACGTCCAGGCCAAGTTGCCCGCTAGTGCTGGGTCGAGTGCGCCAAGCCAAGGAGCTACGACGTCCGCACCCGCTGCAACAGccgtctccgccgccgctcagCCAAGTGCTGCAGCAGCTACGCCAGCCGTGGGTACATCCACAACATCTGCGCCTCCCTCCGCACCCCAGTGA
- a CDS encoding uncharacterized protein (IGR) — MFAVLRASSSRGVRAFSSTAQAAAKLPLRAHSETPKPADLLTKIGRNAEKKLGEKVPDWKSLTELYFKGTKPMSDAGMTPRERRYVMWALERYSHGDAPSTFIRPPTPAKKFRGWGPRVQNGKRVQ; from the exons ATGTTCGCCGTCCtccgcgcctcgtcctcccgcGGCGTCCGCGCATTCTCCAGCACCGCCCAGGCcgctgccaagctgccTCTCCGCGCACACT ctgAGACGCCCAAgcccgccgacctcctcaccaagaTCGGGCGGAACGCGGAGAAGAAGCTCGGCGAGAAGGTGCCGGACTGGAAGTCGCTCACCGAGCTGTACTTTAAGGGGACGAAGCCGATGAGCGACGCGGGCATGACGCCGCGTGAGAGGAG GTATGTGATGTGGGCGCTGGAGCGGTACTCGCACGGCGACGCGCCATCGACGTTCATCCGCCCTCCAACGCCGGCCAAGAAGTTCCGCGG ATGGGGTCCCCGCGTCCAGAACGGCAAGCGCGTCCAGTAG
- the RPO26 gene encoding uncharacterized protein (DNA-directed RNA polymerases I, II, and III polypeptide), with the protein MSDDERMGDFGGDYDYDAEEPEHIEYDGELEHNEDDEGDENIIVSGDVPDDVKQRTGKAARANEVRITTPYMTKYERARVLGTRALQISMNAPVLVPVEGETDPLEIALKELAAKKIPLVIRRFLPDNSFEDWKVEELIVQE; encoded by the exons AtgtccgacgacgagcgcatgGGCGACTTTGGCGGCGACTACGACTACGATGCCGAGGAACCAGAGCACATTGA gtacgatggcgagctcgagcataatgaggacgatgaggggGACGAGAATATCATTGTT TCGGGCGACGTGCCAGACGACGTCAAGCAGCGTACGGGcaaggcggcgagggcgaacGAGGTCCGCATCACCACGCCGTACATGACCAAGTACGAGCGGGCGCGTGTGTTGGGGACGCGTGCACTGCAGATCTC AATGAACGCGCCTGTTCTCGTGCcggtcgagggcgagacggaCCCACTCGAGAttgcgctcaaggagcttgCGGCCAAGAAGATCCCACTCGTCATCCGCCGTTTCCTGCCCGACAACTCGTTCGAGGACTggaaggtcgaggagctcatTGTCCAGGAGTAG
- the NCE103 gene encoding uncharacterized protein (Reversible hydration of carbon dioxide): MTAPIRIGREVSRVDANEKHNSDVYPELKELLMRNQRWAKHTNARDPSFFPRHYPGQRPEVLWIGCSDARVPETMIMGSQPGDIFVHRGIANLYTPNDDSLNAVLMIALINFKVKHIIVGGHSNCVGCQTALRASLLPPVPETQAIQRYLKPLTQLARLMATEEGPPSLDLLVEENVAQQVTNLLASQVVQDDWKRRGQFGVTVHGWVYQLENGIVRDLGVSQGPPTAKPGGRRMGVRFF, from the exons ATGACCGCACCCATTAGGATAGGCCGCGAAGTTTCGCGCGTCGACGCAAACGAGAAACACAACTCGGACGTTTACCCCGAGCTC AAAGAGCTGTTGATGCGTAACCAGCGTTGGGCAAAGCACACAAATGCGAGGGACCCATCCTTCTTCCCCCGCCATTATCCCGGCCAACGCCCAGAAGTCCTCTGGATCGGAT gttCCGACGCGCGTGTCCCCGAGACGATGATTATGGGTTCGCAGCCGGGCGACATCTTCGTCCACCGAGGCATTGCAAACCTGTACACCCCCAACGACGACAGCTTGAACGCCGTCCTCATGATTGCCCTCATCAACTTCAAGGTCAAGCACATCATTGTTGGG GGCCACTCCAACTGCGTCGGATGCCAGACGGCACTGCGcgcttccctcctcccacccgtTCCCGAAACACAAGCGATCCAACGCTACCTCAAGCCGTTAACCcagcttgcgcgcctcaTGGCAACCGAGGAGGGCCCGCCCTCCCTCGACCTGCTTGTTGAAGAGAATGTCGCGCAGCAGgtcaccaacctcctcgcgtCGCAGGTTGTGCAGGACGACTGGAAGCGGCGTGGACAGTTTGGCGTCACCGTCCACGGGTGGGTGTACCAGCTTGAGAATGGGATTgtgcgcgacctcggcgtcagcCAGGGCCCGCCGACCGCCAAGCCGGGCGGTAGGCGGATGGGCGTTCGGTTCTTCTAG
- a CDS encoding uncharacterized protein (Rab-GTPase-TBC domain): MSDGDEPSTLMETEAMEIGQGGDLGARRSLDEHQASRQSPPPPPLEIPQSPDHSPSFPQLITTDGLDTEAEVDEEVEVSTALQEVTLDSPTIEPNHADDVASPPQSDHPIFPPASSSLPPAAPAHSSSDPSPSLCSPVAADDDSAFPDDIATDDTPPTPPPHSPSDPSPLPRSPVTDIGEQDSPPPTPPKDRPAALGFLAPHMASSPRMTPSPVESLSSRRQQIVTPIKITEPSPEASPARSPIASPTQSQRALSPKPVHASPRTPDFLASPRFRSMDLHAEEDEDEDEDEDGDPSGQYENVSLDAATPASPSVQTATLKDVVDGKPSIPTAVTISVNGSHGGSRLGSIAGSHRGSMDVPSPVSGSSTPRIHAPPAHPHPFPIPTSPRSGPVPQVTDLPGKKGNTPPAALGVKGVSTMDKFLSRTRMQHLPPKPKAEDETHLHEWEQMMAKAREHDAERRKQEQTRRAERERHLLAVTPRWESLLARDFSVDKIRESQSHRQLWFEGIPSHLRGKAWALAIGNSLAMHRDAYKGYLRRAQRAIESGRFPADILEQLEVDLDDTLPHLHVFQRGSPVRDELKDLVCAWVVYRSDSGRGYAPYITLLAAMFALVSPPAQAFLSLCNFLSRPCLHAFYTDTRDEIDAFYRVFENLQADKFPRIYANCKNLGLKLPESYFRSVLVEQVPFEAACRLWDQIVLEGDGYIFRSALAIFGFLEPRLYYPDKDEIASVLEGRNAATAAIAERERERARLRGEQYEESLDGKLSVFGLHEDALFDWLAQDGWKESAFERLVVRELPD, encoded by the exons ATGAGCGACGGAGACGAGCCGTCAACATTGATGGAAACCGAGGCTATGGAAATCGGGCAAGGGGGAGATCTGGGCGCGCGCCGTTCCCTGGATGAGCACCAGGCGTCGCGTCAatctccccctcctccaccgctCGAGATTCCTCAATCTCCTGATCATTCTCCTTCTTTTCCACAACTCATCACAACAGACGGCCTAGACACTGAGGCGGAGGTAGACGAAGAGGTAGAAGTGTCTACTGCACTCCAAGAGGTCACACTCGACTCGCCTACCATCGAGCCCAaccacgccgacgacgtcgcaTCCCCACCTCAATCTGATCACCCCATCTTTCCACCTGCCTCTTCATCCTTACCGCCGGCGGCCCCtgcccactcctcctcggacccatcaccttccctctgTTCCCCGGTcgctgccgacgacgacagtgCATTCCCTGACGACATCGCTACTGACGACACGCCCccaacaccaccacctcacTCCCCATCCGACCCAtctccccttccccgcTCCCCGGTTACCGATATCGGCGAGCAAGactcaccgccaccaacTCCACCCAAAGATCGCCCGGCGGCATTAGGCTTCCTCGCGCCCCACatggcgtcctcgccgagaaTGACCCCATCTCCAGTCGAATCGCTCTCGTCACGAAGACAGCAGATCGTCACCCCAATCAAAATCACGGAGCCGTCACCAGAGGCCTCTCCGGCGCGCTCACCTatcgcctcgccgacgcagTCGCAACGCGCCCTGTCCCCCAAACCCGTGCATGCGAGTCCTCGAACACCAGACTTCCTCGCTTCCCCTCGCTTCCGCTCCATGGACTTGCAcgctgaggaggacgaggacgaggacgaagacgaagaTGGCGACCCGAGCGGGCAGTACGAGAACGTGTCGCTCGACGCGGCTACCCCTGCATCACCATCAGTACAGACTGCGacgctcaaggacgtcgtcgacggcaagccGAGCATACCCACCGCAGTGACGATCTCGGTGAACGGGAGTCATGGGGGCTCGCGTCTCGGTTCGATCGCAGGCTCCCATCGCGGCTCGATGGACGTCCCTTCGCCAGTGAGCGGCTCGTCTACGCCGCGGATACACGCGCCACCAGCCCACCCACACCCTTTCCCCATCCCGACGTCCCCGCGCTCCGGCCCTGTCCCACAGGTCACAGATCTGCcgggcaagaagggcaacacgccgcccgccgcacTCGGTGTCAAGGGTGTGAGCACGATGGACAAGTTCCtctcgcgcacgcgcatGCAGCACCTCCCGCCCAAACCCAAAGCCGAAGATGAGACACATCTCCACGAGTGGGAGCAGATGATGgccaaggcgcgcgagcacgacgcTGAGCGCCGCAAGCAGGAGCAGACAcgacgcgccgagcgcgagcgccacctcctcgctgtcACGCCCCGGTGGGAGAGCCTGCTTGCGCGCGACTTCTCCGTAGACAAGATCCGCGAGAGCCAGTCGCACCGTCAGCTGTGGTTCGAGGGCATCCCGTCGCATCTGCGCGGCAAGGCGTGggccctcgccatcggcAACTCGCTCGCTATGCATCGGG acgCGTACAAGGGGTACCTGCGTCGCGCGCAAAGAGCGATTGAGAGCGGCCGCTTCCCCGCCGACATACtggagcagctcgaggtgGACTTGGATGACACGCTGCCACATCTGCACGTCTTCCAGCGCGGGTCGCCTGTACGCGATGAGCTCAAGGATCTGGTGTGCGCATGGGTCGTATATCGATCCGACTCAGGTCGGGGTTACGCGCCGTACATCACCCTGCTGGCGGCGATGTTTGCGCtcgtctcgccgcccgcgcaGGCGTTCCTCTCGCTCTGCAACTTCCTTTCCAGGCCGTGCCTACACGCGTTCTACACCGACACGCGTGACGAGATTGACGCGTTCTACCGCGTCTTCGAGAACCTGCAGGCCGACAAGTTCCCACGCATCTACGCCAACTGCAAGAACCTCGGTTTGAAGTTGCCCGAAAGCTACTTCCGCTCGGTGCTGGTTGAGCAGGTACCATTCGAGGCGGCCTGTCGCCTGTGGGACCAAAtcgtgctcgagggcgacggctACATCTTCCGCTCGGCGTTAGCCATCTTCGGCTTCCTAGAGCCACGGCTGTATTACcccgacaaggacgagattGCGTCGGTTCTCGAGGGCCGGAACGCTGCGACGGCAgccatcgccgagcgcgaacgcgagcgcgcgcgtctcCGTGGCGAGCAATACGAGGAGTCGCTGGACGGCAAGTTGAGCGTATTTGGGCTACACGAGGATGCGCTGTTCGACTGGCTGGCTCAGGACGGGTGGAAGGAGAGCGCGTTCGAGCGGCTGGtcgtgcgcgagctgccCGATTAG
- a CDS encoding uncharacterized protein (WD domain, G-beta repeat), with the protein MQVKSLSYIDIQHDAPAVFDDVEQGIVLQEDVWVSAYQAGETSVHGKMRVSLDGGINIECRDGVQVERESKANFRVTVPALKMTSRPVHFPRQTIVPPYTKASAVSPELSINALDYSPKAGKLVVGGPDGYAVVLDPARPSEALHLKGHVGDVLDVKWFPSGEVVLTASSDMSLRIFSSVTGINPRILRGHSRAITATRILGMGRQVLSAGKDGSVRLWNVGEGKEARVWLLKQPIEALVVIEGEQTTLGAEVVVIAATADGSLTGFALDSESDQPLFTTPATSKLICATYSSELKLVASGHADGVITLRHLSNLSEPAAMVRRNEASVYSLAFEGPCLLVGTASGLPARLSISDTLQVEVAEEYAGWEAVGVEAWAVGDGAWCAGADGVLRRY; encoded by the exons ATGCAGGTCAAGAGTCTCAGTTACATCGATATTCAG CACGACGCGCCTGCCGTcttcgacgacgtcgagcaggGCATCGTCCTACAGGAAGACGTGTGGGTTTCTGCC taTCAGGCCGGCGAGACCAGTGTGCATGGCAAGATGCGGGTTTCGCTCGATGGCGGGATCAACATTGAGTGCCGGGATGGGGTCCAAGTTGAGCGCGAGTCCAAG gccaACTTTCGCGTCACTGTCCCAGCACTCAAGATGACGTCTCGCCCAGTCCACTTTCCACGCCAAACCATCGTGCCTCCCTACACCAAGGCCAGCGCCGTCTCACCAGAACTAAGCATCAACGCGCTCGACTACTCCCCCAAGGCAGGGAAGCTGGTCGTGGGCGGACCAGACGGGTACGCTGTCGTCCTGGATCCTGCTAGGCCATCTGAAGCCCTCCATCTCAAGGGtcacgtcggcgacgtgcTGGATGTCAAATGGTTTCCGTCTGGCGAG gtcGTCCTCACTGCGTCCTCTGATATGTCGCTGCGCATCTTCTCGTCTGTGACGGGAATCAACCCCCGCATCCTACGGGGTCATTCCCGCGCCATTACGGCGACACGTATCCTCGGCATGGGGAGGCAGGTTCTGAGTGCGGGCAAGGACGGGAGCGTGCGCCTCTGGAATGTCggggagggcaaggaggcgcgTGTTTGGCTGCTCAAGCAGCCGATTGAGGCTCTTGTCGTCATCGAGGGGGAACAAACAACTCTTGgagccgaggtcgtcgtcattgCGGCAACGGCAGACGGGTCCCTTACTGGATTCGCCCTTGATTCTGAATCGGACCAACCCCTCTTCACAACCCCGGCGACATCTAAGCTTATCTGTGCGACGTACTCGTCCGAGCTGAAGCTCGTCGCGAGTGGCCACGCGGACGGGGTCATCACCCTTCGCCACCTCTCGAACCTATCCGAACCAGCCGCCATGGTGCGCCGCAACGAGGCGAGCGTCTACTCTCTCGCTTTTGAAGGGCCTTGCCTCCTTGTTGGCACAGCTAGCGGACTCCCCGCCCgcctctccatctcggaTACCCTCCAAGTAGAGGTTGCTGAAGAGTACGCCGGGTgggaggcggtgggcgtCGAAGCGTGGGCTGTCGGTGACGGGGCATGGTGTGCaggcgccgacggcgtACTGCGTCGCTATTAG